The genomic stretch GCAATGTGTTTATCTCCATAAGGTATGGTTTTCCATCGGAGCCCAGGCGTATGTCAACCCTGGCCAGGTCAAGGGCTCCTATGGCCTCAAAGGCCGCCACCGCCAGCCTTTTAAGCTCTTGCTCCAGCTCCCGGTCAATGGGGGCCGGACACAAGTAGCGTGGAGCTAAGGGCATTTCGGTTTTCACCTGACTGGTGTAGAGACCCCCAGCCTCCGCTACAGGGCTTAGATCCACTTCCATCGGTGGGAAAACGTGAAAACCTCTTTCATCGTAGAAATCCGAGGGGGGCTTGACTCCCGGGGGTAAGGTGTTGCCCAAGAGGCCCACGGTGAATTCGCGGCCTGGGAGATACTCCTCCACCAGAGCTGGCTGGCGGTAGGTCTTTATGAGCCATTGAACTTGCTCTCTCAGCTCTTTCTCATCGTGAAGGATGGAGCGCTTGCTGATCCCCATCCCCGAACCTTCCCGGGAGGGTTTGGCAAAAAGGGGGAAGCGCAGGGATGAGTCAAGGGGTTCATCTCCCCGCACAAAGACCTGGAAAGGGGCTGTGGGGAGGCCACAATCCCTCCAAACCCTTTTGGCCATAGCTTTATCCAGTGAAAGAGCGTGGGCCAGAATTTTAGAGCCTGTGTAGGGTATTCCCAGCATTTCCAGAAGGGCTGGAACCTGGGATTCCCGGGCGTCTCCCCTGTGGCCTTCGCATATGTTGAAGCATATATCAGGCCTGGCCTGGCGGATGGTATCAAGCAGGGTGACATCCCCCTCCAGGGGTATAACTTCGTGACCCCCAGCCTGCAGGGCTTCAATCAGAGCTTCCACCGTCTCTTCGGTATCGTATTCAGCTAAGGCATCAGGAGGGGCATCGGGGGGGAGGGGAACATTTTGTTTCAGATTGAAGAGAAGGGCAACCCTGAGCCTCCTCATCCTTCCACCTCTATACTTCTGGATTGAATGAGGATTTCCAGCTGGCGGCGGTGAACTTCTTCCCAGCCCTGGGGAGCCAGAAAGCTCTTTTTTCCGGCCAAAAGTCCTGCCACCCCTTCCTGGCCTCGTTCCTCTGCCCCCTGACAAAAGGCACAGGTTTTGGGGTCGTGAGGCTTGTAGGAAGAAGGTTGGGTATAGGTGCCTATGAAGCCTTCGTAATTGCGGAGCACCACTTTGCTTTCTGACATGCTCAGTAGGTAATTGGGCGAGACGGGCACTTTCCCACCCCCTCCGGGCAAGTCAATCACGTAAGAGGGAATTGCAAAGCCAGAAGTGTGGCCCCTCAAGGCTTCCATAATCTCAATGCCTTTCGCTATTGGTGTGCGGAAGTGGGAAGTACCAGGGACAAGGTCACACTGGTAGAGGTAATAGGGCCGGACCCGGTTCTTGAGGAGTTTGCGGACGAGGGCCAGGATTATGTTGGGGCAATCGTTAATCCCTGCCAAAAGCACAGACTGGCTCCCCAGAGGAATCCCGGCATCAGCCAGGAGAGCAAGAGCCCTTTCTACCTCGGGGGTAATTTCCCGGGGATGGTTGAAGTGGATGTTCATCCACAGAGGATGGTAGCGGCGGAGCATTTCCACCAACTCTTCGGTAATGCGCTGGGGTAGGAAAACAGGAATTCTTGTCCCGATGCGGATTATTTCTACGTGGGGGATTGCCCTTAACTTTTTGAGAAGCATTTCCAATATGTGCTGAGGCAGGATTAACGGGTCGCCCCCGGAGATAAGCACATCTCTGACCTGGGGCGTTGCGGCTATGTAGGCAATCTGGCGTTCGTAATCGGAAAGGGAAAATTGAGTTTTGGGGTTGCCCACCACGCGGCTTCGGGTACAGTAACGGCAGTAGCTGGCGCACTGGGTGGTAACCAGCATCAGGACTCTGTCAGGGTAGCGGTGGACGAGGCCAGGAACCGGGGAATGGGAATCTTCAGCCAGGGGATCTTCCATTTCCTCAGGGGAGATGAAGAATTCCCTTACGGTGGGAACAACCTGACGCCTTATAGGGCAGTTTGGGTCATCAGGGTCTATAAGGCTTGCTAAATAAGGGGTTATATCAACCCTTAGGCGGGTTGGGGCTGAGAGGGCTTCTTCCTCTTCAGGGGTAAGATTAATAACCTTGGAAAAGTCTTCTTTTGTCCGCAGGCGATGGGTAAGTTGCCATCGCCAATCGTTCCACTTCTCAAGAGGCACCTCCTCCCAGGGATGAGGGGGCCTCCTACGTCCTGGGGGCTCCTCAATATCCCTCCTCATCTCCTCCCTCCTCCTCTTCTTCCCACTCTTCTTCCCATTCTTCCTCTTCTTCAAAGAGGAAGTCCAGTTCCAAAGGTTTGACACTCACCACCTCAAGCTCTGTTCCGCAGCTCGGACAG from Anaerolineae bacterium encodes the following:
- the ablA gene encoding lysine 2,3-aminomutase yields the protein MRRDIEEPPGRRRPPHPWEEVPLEKWNDWRWQLTHRLRTKEDFSKVINLTPEEEEALSAPTRLRVDITPYLASLIDPDDPNCPIRRQVVPTVREFFISPEEMEDPLAEDSHSPVPGLVHRYPDRVLMLVTTQCASYCRYCTRSRVVGNPKTQFSLSDYERQIAYIAATPQVRDVLISGGDPLILPQHILEMLLKKLRAIPHVEIIRIGTRIPVFLPQRITEELVEMLRRYHPLWMNIHFNHPREITPEVERALALLADAGIPLGSQSVLLAGINDCPNIILALVRKLLKNRVRPYYLYQCDLVPGTSHFRTPIAKGIEIMEALRGHTSGFAIPSYVIDLPGGGGKVPVSPNYLLSMSESKVVLRNYEGFIGTYTQPSSYKPHDPKTCAFCQGAEERGQEGVAGLLAGKKSFLAPQGWEEVHRRQLEILIQSRSIEVEG